The Edaphobacter sp. 12200R-103 genome contains a region encoding:
- a CDS encoding class I SAM-dependent methyltransferase: MRNIFGGGEGSASSRNTDSSRVPRHSSGWKELQKHLKGQESLRVLDIGPTSSTNINYITGLGHSIYMANLVEEAARPEWVLPSEPGEEARYDCDRFFEANLNFSGRQFDVVILWDTVDFLPEALIEPLFTRLHEVVAPGGLLLAFFHTTKEPNTAFCRYHLTDTEVVEMQKSGSYPLLNAYSNRKIEAMLHDFSSYRFFLAKDNLREVIATR, translated from the coding sequence ATGCGGAACATCTTCGGCGGCGGCGAAGGCTCAGCTAGCTCTCGCAATACGGATTCTTCGCGGGTTCCGCGCCACTCCAGCGGATGGAAAGAGCTTCAGAAGCACCTGAAGGGGCAGGAGTCTCTGCGTGTGCTCGACATCGGCCCAACCTCCTCCACCAATATCAACTACATTACGGGACTCGGTCACAGTATCTATATGGCCAACCTCGTGGAGGAGGCCGCGCGTCCCGAGTGGGTGTTGCCCTCAGAGCCGGGGGAAGAGGCTCGTTACGACTGCGATCGCTTCTTTGAGGCGAACCTGAACTTCTCCGGGCGGCAGTTCGATGTCGTTATTCTCTGGGATACAGTCGACTTTCTTCCTGAAGCGCTGATCGAGCCGCTTTTTACCAGATTGCACGAGGTTGTGGCCCCCGGAGGCCTTTTGCTCGCCTTCTTTCATACAACGAAGGAGCCCAACACGGCTTTCTGCCGTTATCATCTGACGGACACTGAGGTGGTGGAGATGCAAAAGTCAGGGAGCTATCCTCTCCTGAACGCCTACAGCAATCGCAAAATTGAAGCCATGCTTCATGACTTCAGCAGCTATCGCTTCTTTCTTGCCAAGGACAACTTGCGCGAGGTGATCGCAACGCGCTGA
- a CDS encoding polymer-forming cytoskeletal protein: MKPAEGSTVIGKSVTIRGELSGNEDLYLDGDMEGTITLTESSLTLGPNARILANVRAKDIIVYGSIKGDLHASDRVEIRGSASVDGDIYSRRLSIEENATIRGRVNLSPGESPGEGVEAVSKPQQESLLLEPKA, from the coding sequence ATGAAGCCGGCTGAAGGTTCCACTGTCATAGGGAAATCGGTCACCATACGGGGTGAGCTATCGGGAAATGAAGATCTCTATCTCGACGGAGATATGGAAGGAACAATCACGCTTACTGAGAGTTCTTTGACCCTGGGACCGAATGCGCGAATTCTCGCCAATGTTCGGGCAAAGGACATCATCGTTTACGGCTCTATCAAAGGAGATCTCCATGCTTCGGATAGGGTGGAGATTCGCGGCTCTGCATCGGTGGACGGCGACATCTACAGCCGCCGTCTGTCGATCGAAGAGAACGCAACGATTCGAGGCAGGGTAAATCTAAGCCCTGGCGAGTCCCCCGGCGAGGGGGTGGAGGCAGTATCGAAACCACAGCAGGAGAGTCTCCTGCTCGAGCCGAAAGCATAG
- the menC gene encoding o-succinylbenzoate synthase — protein MNIDAIHMREINMPLAYPFETSFGLTTGRRILLVELECEGLTAWGECVAGEHPYFSDEMIDTAWIITETELAPRLLDAELQHGGDVPDVLKQVRGHRMAKAALENAVWDLEAQSKKISLADLLGGTRDVIPCGVSIGIQPTLEKLLEKIETELAAGYQRIKLKCKPGWDTHIFEAVRERWPDIMLSCDANSAYRMKDFDHIASWDQFKLLMIEQPLWYDDFYFHSMLQKRIETAICLDESIRNRRDALAAIDMNSCQIINIKVGRVGGFSEAIAVHNVAAERGIPVWCGGMLETGIGRVHNIALSSLPNFSLPGDVSASARYWSQDIIEPEVTVSKAGEIPVPAGADSGYAILRDRIESLTVRRQTLRAKARVTA, from the coding sequence CTGAATATTGATGCGATTCACATGCGTGAGATCAACATGCCGCTGGCTTACCCCTTTGAGACCAGCTTCGGTCTGACCACAGGCCGTCGCATCCTGCTTGTCGAGCTGGAGTGCGAAGGCCTCACAGCCTGGGGGGAGTGTGTCGCTGGAGAACACCCTTATTTCAGCGACGAGATGATCGATACGGCCTGGATCATCACCGAAACCGAATTGGCTCCACGTCTGCTCGATGCCGAGCTGCAGCACGGCGGTGATGTCCCCGACGTCCTTAAGCAGGTTCGCGGCCACCGTATGGCGAAGGCTGCTCTCGAAAACGCCGTCTGGGATCTGGAGGCACAGTCGAAAAAAATCTCCCTTGCAGACCTTCTCGGCGGAACCCGCGACGTGATTCCGTGCGGCGTCTCCATCGGAATTCAGCCCACGCTTGAAAAGCTGCTCGAAAAGATCGAGACCGAGCTGGCCGCCGGTTATCAGCGGATCAAGCTCAAGTGCAAACCGGGATGGGATACCCACATCTTTGAAGCCGTACGCGAGCGTTGGCCCGATATCATGCTCAGTTGCGATGCCAACTCCGCCTATCGCATGAAGGACTTCGACCATATCGCTTCGTGGGACCAGTTCAAGCTGCTGATGATCGAGCAGCCGCTCTGGTACGACGATTTCTACTTCCACTCCATGCTGCAGAAGCGGATCGAGACCGCGATCTGCCTCGACGAGTCCATCCGCAACCGGCGCGATGCTCTGGCGGCGATCGACATGAACTCCTGCCAGATCATCAATATCAAGGTCGGTCGTGTCGGTGGTTTCAGCGAAGCCATTGCTGTCCACAATGTAGCGGCAGAGCGGGGAATTCCCGTGTGGTGCGGCGGCATGCTGGAGACAGGCATCGGTCGCGTCCACAACATTGCGCTCTCATCGCTCCCGAACTTCTCTCTTCCGGGAGATGTCTCCGCTTCCGCGCGCTACTGGTCGCAAGACATCATTGAACCGGAGGTGACGGTCAGCAAGGCGGGGGAGATTCCCGTTCCCGCTGGCGCAGACTCCGGCTACGCGATCCTCCGGGACCGGATCGAGAGCCTGACGGTGCGAAGGCAGACATTGCGCGCGAAGGCGCGGGTTACGGCCTGA
- a CDS encoding GNAT family N-acetyltransferase: MNTHSETGIEIRPLTALEEFERCVVLQLEVWGYSDGDLIPRRVFLVAQRIGGQVLGAFDGDTIVGFAMALPGYRNGHAYLHSHMLAVLPDYRNGGLGRRLKLAQRDDALARGFDLMEWTFDPLEIKNAHLNIARLGAIARRYKADFYGPSSSPLQGGLPTDRLYAEWWLKSPRVANILAGTPEPIETIERITVPHAIYQWKQDPQTRSLAQELQKTNRKAFESAFSRGLAAIGYERDAHGNGTFLLGRWNDEEQGAWS, translated from the coding sequence ATGAACACACACAGCGAAACGGGAATTGAGATTCGGCCACTGACAGCGCTTGAGGAGTTTGAACGCTGCGTTGTTCTGCAGCTTGAGGTCTGGGGATATAGCGACGGCGACCTGATCCCCCGCAGAGTCTTCCTGGTAGCCCAGCGCATCGGCGGTCAGGTCCTTGGTGCGTTTGATGGGGACACCATCGTTGGCTTTGCCATGGCCTTGCCCGGTTATCGCAACGGTCACGCTTATCTTCACTCGCACATGCTTGCCGTGTTGCCGGACTATCGCAACGGTGGGCTGGGACGCAGGCTGAAGCTGGCTCAGCGGGACGACGCGCTGGCGCGAGGCTTCGACCTGATGGAGTGGACCTTCGATCCCCTGGAGATCAAAAACGCACACCTGAATATCGCCCGTCTGGGCGCCATCGCCCGCCGCTATAAGGCGGACTTTTATGGGCCTTCCTCTTCTCCCTTGCAGGGCGGCCTGCCGACGGATAGGCTATACGCGGAATGGTGGCTGAAATCCCCCCGGGTTGCGAACATCCTGGCCGGAACACCGGAGCCGATCGAAACCATAGAACGTATCACTGTCCCGCACGCCATCTACCAATGGAAGCAGGATCCCCAGACAAGATCACTCGCACAGGAGCTGCAGAAGACGAACCGGAAGGCCTTCGAGTCAGCGTTCAGCCGCGGTCTCGCTGCTATCGGTTACGAACGCGACGCCCACGGCAACGGAACGTTTTTGCTGGGCAGGTGGAACGATGAAGAACAAGGCGCCTGGAGCTGA
- the mazG gene encoding nucleoside triphosphate pyrophosphohydrolase, whose protein sequence is MESQESEATARNLGESVRIMERLRGPDGCPWDKEQTFDTIKRHTLEETYEVFDAIERRAWSDLRDELGDLFLQVLFYSQMAAEAGYFTISDVAASLNAKLIRRHPHIFGDVKAEDSATVLKNWEAIKREEKRASAEGKSQPSLLEDIPRSMPATMEAAKLGSRASKVGFDWPDVEGLFDKLNEEIAELRAEIPSGVQEPEKPQDSSAIEEELGDLLFTAVNLARHLRIDPESALRRANAKFRSRFTAMERAAGGAEVLERLDPKELDALWRDAKRAE, encoded by the coding sequence ATGGAGTCACAGGAGAGCGAAGCGACCGCGCGAAACCTGGGTGAGTCCGTTCGAATTATGGAGCGGCTTCGCGGGCCTGATGGATGCCCCTGGGACAAGGAACAGACCTTCGATACCATCAAGCGCCACACCCTGGAAGAGACCTATGAGGTCTTCGACGCAATCGAGCGGCGGGCATGGTCGGATCTAAGGGATGAACTCGGCGACCTCTTCCTGCAGGTGCTCTTCTACTCTCAAATGGCTGCCGAAGCTGGCTACTTTACCATCAGCGATGTTGCCGCAAGCCTGAATGCGAAGCTGATCCGCCGCCATCCTCACATCTTTGGCGATGTCAAAGCGGAGGACTCCGCTACCGTTCTGAAGAACTGGGAGGCGATCAAACGTGAAGAGAAACGCGCCTCGGCGGAAGGGAAGTCGCAGCCCTCATTGCTCGAAGATATTCCACGCTCTATGCCCGCCACGATGGAGGCGGCGAAGCTGGGCTCGCGTGCCTCCAAAGTCGGATTCGACTGGCCCGATGTAGAGGGTCTCTTCGACAAACTGAATGAGGAGATCGCGGAACTGCGTGCCGAGATTCCTTCTGGCGTGCAGGAACCGGAGAAGCCGCAGGACTCCTCAGCCATCGAAGAGGAGCTGGGCGATCTGCTCTTTACGGCCGTCAATCTCGCGCGCCATCTCCGGATCGATCCTGAGTCCGCACTCCGACGTGCCAACGCAAAGTTTCGATCGCGCTTTACCGCGATGGAACGCGCGGCAGGCGGAGCAGAGGTCCTTGAGCGTCTAGACCCGAAGGAGCTGGATGCTCTTTGGCGGGACGCAAAGCGGGCAGAGTAG
- a CDS encoding DUF3311 domain-containing protein: MSPLLWVMLAAPYLALCFPQLYAKATPTLLGFPFFYWYQFAWVVLTSVLLGLVYRALKD, encoded by the coding sequence ATGAGCCCGCTTCTGTGGGTAATGCTCGCGGCGCCGTACCTTGCCCTGTGTTTCCCACAGCTCTATGCCAAAGCAACCCCAACGTTGCTGGGCTTTCCATTCTTTTACTGGTATCAGTTCGCCTGGGTGGTTCTTACATCTGTCCTTCTGGGACTGGTGTATCGCGCCCTAAAGGACTAG
- a CDS encoding OmpA family protein: MNSMRFSLGKDKFGSAGTAVLTSALLLTFTIGCSSKNYVRSQTAPLIDKTNQLDAKTASDHRAIVDTDERATAGIAKAQGAANSADERARAAGKSADAANQSAQDVVNRVDTLTGVVANLDNYKSVGDVSVTFGFDKSALTANDRKTLDDFAAGLAEKRSYILAVTGGTDSTGDANYNYALSQRRADAVVNYLATKYNIPPHKFYLIGIGKDQEVASNSTAAGRAKNRRVEVKLMTNMEQQASR; this comes from the coding sequence ATGAACTCCATGCGTTTTTCCCTTGGTAAAGATAAATTTGGTTCTGCGGGAACTGCCGTCCTCACCAGTGCTCTGTTGCTTACCTTCACAATCGGCTGCTCGAGCAAGAACTACGTTCGCTCGCAGACCGCGCCCCTCATCGACAAGACCAACCAACTCGATGCGAAGACAGCCAGCGACCATCGCGCTATCGTCGACACCGACGAACGTGCGACAGCAGGCATCGCAAAGGCTCAGGGAGCGGCGAACTCTGCTGACGAGCGCGCCCGCGCTGCCGGCAAGTCCGCCGACGCGGCCAATCAGTCGGCTCAGGATGTTGTGAATCGCGTAGACACCCTGACCGGGGTAGTCGCCAATCTCGATAATTACAAGTCGGTGGGAGACGTCAGTGTAACCTTCGGCTTCGACAAATCTGCTCTGACGGCGAACGATCGGAAGACCCTCGATGACTTTGCTGCAGGGCTGGCGGAGAAGCGGAGTTACATCCTTGCCGTGACTGGTGGAACCGATTCGACCGGCGATGCGAACTATAACTATGCCCTCAGTCAGCGTCGCGCGGATGCGGTCGTAAATTATCTTGCGACCAAATACAACATTCCGCCGCACAAGTTCTATCTCATAGGCATCGGCAAGGATCAGGAGGTTGCCAGCAACAGCACGGCAGCCGGACGAGCCAAGAATCGCCGGGTTGAGGTGAAGCTGATGACCAATATGGAGCAGCAGGCCTCAAGATAG
- the uvrC gene encoding excinuclease ABC subunit UvrC, which produces MDLQQKIRTLPTSPGCYLYKNAEGEVIYVGKAKNLRTRVRSYFLQASQANAKTGTLMREAVDLDYITVANEHEALALENNLIKQRKPRFNILLRDDKTYPYIKLTMSDRFPKVFVTRRLRKDGSAYFGPYFPGNLAHRLVDLIHRSFLIPSCKVDLSRYHPRACLQYYIKRCLGPCVEGLTTPEEYRQTIRDVQLFLEGRPGELEQRLTERMQEAAALERYELAARLRDQLTTVHQMLDKQRIATTDNEDADVFGFHYENEMLAVNLFHMRSGKIVDRRDFFWEDLPEFLEASSEEGEEVESVVREQTHIASATESLTSFEPDPACAAPEIGEGAPLMQHTALSEPGAAFSPGAFFSALLKQLYLDQGYVPRSILVPVDFPDRALLAEMLGERTGHRIEILAPQRGEKRSLVDLVGQNAKQSYDQRFRVLLPSQKAIVESLQDALTLEEPPRRIECFDISHIQGAETVASMVVWEDGAMKKSDYRKFQVRTVTGVDDFASMREIVQRRYKRLLEEKKPFPSLILIDGGLGQLHAAADALNELGVTLQPLASIAKREEIIYIYGQESDPVVLDRRSPVLHLIQKIRDESHRFAISYHRKRREMRDRDSELLSIPGVGPRTRQRLLEHFGSVRAIRQAAEKTPDALTAVVSGSTAEKIRNYFVTEDTAGADTLTVLP; this is translated from the coding sequence ATGGACCTTCAGCAGAAAATCCGGACTCTGCCCACCTCACCCGGCTGTTACCTGTACAAGAATGCCGAAGGCGAGGTGATCTACGTTGGCAAGGCGAAAAATCTCCGTACCCGGGTGCGATCGTATTTTCTGCAGGCCTCTCAGGCCAACGCGAAGACAGGCACGCTCATGCGCGAGGCCGTCGATCTGGACTACATCACGGTTGCCAACGAACACGAGGCCCTCGCCCTTGAGAACAACCTGATCAAGCAGCGCAAGCCCCGGTTCAACATTCTGCTGCGTGACGACAAGACGTATCCGTATATCAAGCTCACCATGTCGGACCGCTTCCCCAAGGTCTTCGTGACTCGACGACTGCGGAAGGACGGAAGCGCATACTTTGGTCCCTACTTTCCCGGAAACCTGGCGCACCGCCTCGTCGATCTGATCCATCGCAGCTTTCTGATTCCCAGCTGCAAGGTCGACCTGTCACGATATCACCCACGCGCGTGCCTGCAGTACTACATCAAACGCTGCCTTGGGCCATGTGTGGAAGGGCTGACGACGCCGGAGGAGTACCGACAGACCATCCGCGACGTGCAACTGTTTCTGGAAGGACGCCCCGGCGAGCTGGAGCAGCGGCTGACGGAACGTATGCAGGAGGCCGCCGCCCTCGAACGATACGAACTCGCCGCCCGTCTGCGCGACCAGCTCACGACCGTACACCAGATGCTGGACAAGCAGCGCATTGCAACGACCGACAATGAAGACGCCGATGTCTTCGGGTTTCACTACGAAAACGAGATGCTGGCGGTCAACCTCTTCCATATGCGCTCCGGCAAGATCGTCGACCGGCGTGATTTCTTCTGGGAAGATCTACCCGAGTTTCTGGAGGCCTCCAGCGAAGAGGGCGAAGAAGTCGAGTCTGTTGTGCGAGAGCAAACACATATCGCATCGGCCACGGAATCGCTGACATCGTTTGAACCTGATCCGGCCTGCGCTGCCCCGGAGATCGGCGAAGGCGCTCCTCTGATGCAACATACGGCTCTGTCGGAGCCGGGAGCGGCTTTCAGTCCTGGGGCCTTTTTCTCTGCATTACTCAAGCAGCTCTACCTCGATCAGGGCTATGTGCCCCGCTCCATCCTTGTTCCGGTGGACTTTCCGGATCGCGCTCTCCTGGCAGAGATGCTGGGCGAACGTACCGGCCACCGCATCGAGATTCTGGCTCCGCAGCGCGGCGAAAAGCGTTCCCTGGTCGATCTGGTCGGCCAAAACGCGAAGCAGTCTTACGACCAGCGATTCCGTGTACTGCTACCCTCGCAAAAAGCCATCGTGGAGTCGCTCCAGGATGCCCTGACGCTGGAGGAGCCTCCGCGAAGGATCGAGTGTTTCGACATCTCTCACATTCAAGGAGCGGAGACGGTAGCCTCCATGGTGGTCTGGGAAGATGGCGCGATGAAGAAGTCGGACTACCGCAAATTCCAAGTTCGTACGGTGACCGGCGTCGACGACTTTGCCTCGATGCGCGAGATCGTGCAACGCCGCTACAAACGTTTATTGGAGGAGAAGAAGCCGTTCCCTTCCCTCATCCTGATCGACGGCGGGCTGGGTCAGTTACATGCGGCTGCCGATGCCCTTAACGAATTGGGTGTCACTCTGCAGCCGCTGGCGTCCATCGCCAAGCGGGAAGAGATTATCTACATCTATGGGCAGGAGAGCGATCCCGTGGTTCTCGACCGCCGCTCGCCCGTGCTCCATCTCATTCAGAAGATACGGGACGAATCACATCGCTTTGCCATCTCATACCACCGCAAGCGCCGCGAGATGCGCGACCGCGACTCCGAGCTGCTTTCGATTCCGGGCGTTGGCCCACGCACTCGGCAGCGGTTGCTGGAGCATTTCGGCTCTGTCCGTGCCATCCGGCAGGCGGCCGAGAAGACGCCGGATGCGCTGACGGCTGTGGTGAGCGGTTCGACTGCCGAGAAAATCCGGAACTACTTTGTCACGGAAGATACTGCCGGGGCAGATACGCTCACTGTTCTGCCATAG
- a CDS encoding SGNH/GDSL hydrolase family protein translates to MRLFIVLLVILSVSGLLPAQTQPSIERIYVFGDSYSDIGRGWVDSDGPTAVAYMAQKLGLTMVPSNAHDAAEKSLDFAVSGASTGENKGRIVTNGLLGFGMKNQVAEFVARAHDGSIVFDPDNTLFFIAGGLNDSRIATEQTVANLEGEIQSLYDAGGRHFRLAVLPEAIPAFSGVAKRLNPAIRGIPAEMSSKLSGADIRLSKWGIYYDYIIQHPEKFGIKDTTDQCAGRSIFSEDVTPCANPAQYFYYHKNHPSTAVHKIVGAMLYKELAVPKEKEVVPLKEKEIAASKDGVAAPKEKTAATGSKEKPVPAHKDGAVAPSKEKAATAPMAEQ, encoded by the coding sequence ATGCGGCTTTTCATTGTTCTTCTGGTGATCCTTTCTGTTTCTGGGCTCCTACCGGCGCAGACACAACCCTCCATCGAACGAATTTACGTCTTTGGTGACAGCTACTCCGATATCGGACGCGGCTGGGTTGACAGTGACGGCCCTACTGCTGTGGCGTACATGGCTCAGAAGCTGGGGCTGACCATGGTTCCCTCAAATGCGCACGACGCGGCAGAGAAGAGCCTGGATTTTGCCGTGAGCGGCGCATCGACGGGCGAGAACAAGGGCCGCATCGTCACGAATGGTCTTCTGGGATTCGGAATGAAGAACCAGGTGGCTGAGTTCGTGGCCAGGGCCCATGACGGCTCCATCGTCTTCGACCCGGACAACACGCTGTTCTTCATCGCAGGTGGTCTGAACGACAGCCGCATCGCCACGGAACAGACCGTCGCGAATCTGGAGGGAGAGATTCAGTCGCTATACGACGCCGGAGGACGGCACTTCCGTCTTGCCGTGCTTCCTGAGGCGATTCCGGCCTTTAGCGGTGTGGCAAAGCGTCTGAATCCAGCCATTCGGGGTATTCCAGCTGAGATGTCCTCCAAGCTCAGTGGAGCGGATATCCGCTTGAGCAAATGGGGAATCTACTACGATTACATCATTCAGCACCCTGAGAAATTCGGGATTAAAGACACTACAGATCAGTGTGCCGGACGCTCCATCTTCAGCGAAGACGTCACGCCGTGCGCTAATCCGGCGCAGTACTTCTACTACCACAAGAATCATCCTTCCACCGCCGTGCATAAGATTGTCGGAGCCATGCTCTATAAAGAGCTTGCGGTGCCTAAAGAGAAGGAAGTTGTTCCTCTCAAGGAAAAGGAGATTGCTGCCTCTAAGGACGGAGTTGCTGCGCCTAAAGAGAAGACAGCAGCTACCGGATCCAAGGAGAAGCCAGTTCCTGCACATAAGGACGGAGCCGTCGCTCCTTCTAAGGAGAAGGCAGCTACGGCCCCTATGGCAGAACAGTGA
- a CDS encoding neutral zinc metallopeptidase — protein sequence MDWTPGGLSSDVEDRRGSSGGFGGGGIGIIGFIFLVIISLITGRNYIGSYLAGGGQVSTTNSRPAASSAAEDRSAQLVSYVLDDVQHEWETLLPEQSRQAYRHAKLVLFRDYTRSGCGTAQSQTGPFYCPADEKVYIDLSFWDELRRIGGSTADFAQAYVIAHELGHHVQNVLGIEQSMRQLQARNPGQRNQLSVMLELQADCLAGVWAHTAAQRGIIHEEDVRDGLSAAAAVGDDHLQKMSRGAVSPETFTHGSSEQRQRWFVRGLQSGDLNQCNTFQAGSGGDQ from the coding sequence ATGGATTGGACTCCTGGAGGGCTCAGCAGCGACGTCGAGGACCGACGTGGCTCTTCCGGCGGCTTCGGCGGCGGCGGTATTGGAATTATCGGTTTCATCTTTCTGGTCATCATCAGCCTGATCACGGGCCGAAACTACATTGGAAGTTATCTCGCCGGCGGTGGCCAGGTTTCGACCACGAACAGCAGACCCGCGGCTTCGTCCGCCGCTGAGGATCGTTCGGCCCAACTCGTCTCCTATGTGCTCGATGACGTTCAGCATGAGTGGGAGACCCTGCTGCCGGAGCAGTCTCGTCAGGCTTATCGTCATGCCAAGCTCGTCCTGTTTCGGGATTACACACGCTCCGGCTGCGGGACGGCTCAATCGCAGACAGGGCCTTTCTACTGCCCGGCAGACGAAAAGGTCTACATCGATCTGAGCTTCTGGGATGAGCTGCGGCGTATCGGCGGCAGCACGGCAGACTTTGCCCAGGCCTATGTGATCGCCCATGAGCTTGGTCATCATGTCCAGAATGTCCTTGGCATCGAACAGAGCATGCGCCAACTGCAGGCGCGCAATCCGGGGCAGAGAAATCAGCTCTCCGTGATGCTGGAGCTGCAAGCGGATTGCCTGGCGGGTGTATGGGCGCACACCGCTGCACAACGCGGGATTATCCATGAAGAGGACGTTCGGGATGGTCTCAGCGCGGCGGCAGCCGTAGGGGACGACCATCTGCAGAAGATGTCGCGAGGCGCCGTCTCGCCCGAAACCTTCACACACGGCAGCTCCGAGCAGAGGCAGCGCTGGTTTGTGCGCGGATTGCAGTCAGGCGATTTGAATCAGTGCAATACGTTCCAGGCAGGCTCCGGCGGAGACCAATAG